One genomic region from Blastopirellula marina encodes:
- a CDS encoding Calx-beta domain-containing protein, translated as MLSVNPGLGWDAEEHTVISATVCFPEFASAENVKLQDSVVLSAIDAISTTGSDVPIYRDGEVLPADSGLLPATQQSSTLINIDDFRADPRFSLIDGYGFSTVILDTGIDLDHPFFGPDLDGNGIADRIVYSYDFADGDSDASDLNGHGSNVSSIVASSDTTWTGMAPGANIIHLKVFTDSGNGSFGYVEQALQWVVNNVSTYNIASVNMSLGNTNNYTSSQTFSSTIGINDELAALAALDVIVASSSGNDFFTFNSQQGVAYPAADPNSLSVGAVYDTSGSGFTYSSGAQAYTIGPGRITPFSQRHPELTSIMAPGAPITGAGPTGGLVTQHGTSQASPHIAGIAALAQQLASEQLGRRLTVSEFASLLKSTATIITDGDDENDNVINTGLTFPLVDVFALAEAIVDLAVSTPTATWNPLGPFGASDGQVENVLPDDTVVGAIHTVLAHPLDPNILYIGGTNGGIWRTTNATAIQPNWEPLSDQLPSSSIGAMVFDRADNTSQTIYAGIGRYSSFGRIGNERIGLVRTTDGGDSWSIIDGNGTLTGKNISGVYANGNTIIVSVNTADIVSASNVGIFRSVDGGATFQLVSQGNGFSNGLPAGVSYDLVADPINPDVLYTSMVFSDLYGGGASGVYRTTDRGATWVKVSSSAMDQLIDNGTTNRTGTSNLEFAVGTSNNVYVSIINEGRVDGLFRSGDGGTSWTQMDTPSTNENGTDVGLNPGGGKGPTASDTPEDIAGGQGTIHFSIVADPVDPNIVYVGGDRQPLEFQYPTSIGAIDYSGRLFRGDASLPTGSQWVHLTHSNTLGAIGGGTANGSSPHADSRDMVFDALGNIIEVDDGGIYRRSSPRSNLGDWFSVIGDLQVTEIHDVAYDAISQVAISGNQDTGTTQQSTQGAELWQSISTGDGGDVAVDDITLASFGQSIRYSSYQNLGQFQRRVYDSFGNLLTSDFPSRTLVGGGPQYEPAFRNPIELNVVDPTRIVFQGSNGVYESTDQGDTISYVSVVGGASAGNYWINQNALVAGGYRNGIPYENVLWVGADNSVFYRGETGTDLLETPVSAPVGIIHDLTVDPDDWTSVFVIDDNSVTLGSNAGTSWADITGNLGEFASSLTSLLFVEGSTTDALIVGTNQGVFASSLDALGLWRPLAIGLPNVLVYDMEWDVARDVLVAGTLGRGAWILDEVSAVVDDLFSSTDVSLEISAANAVRAEGGTGAVTPFTYTVTRSGDLSGIHDVDFSVVGIGVNPADLADFGGLFPSGTIHFDVGEVTQTITIDVVGDYLLEADEEFIVTLTNATGGALITSPTASGMISNDDATLSIVASDASRFELDSGTQDYFFTITRSGFTGSATTVDFTVAGTGAAPADINDFGGQFPSGSVTFAVGETTKSLVISATGDMFVEANEQFAVTLANPTGGTQLATPLAIGTILTDDASITLETISQSLREGQSGSTIYEFVVARIGNGVEDVTFDYAITGFGSNPADAADFGGTLPSGTATLVGNQVTISIPVNGDTELELDEEFLLTISNASNGYQIQQGTAIGTISNDDSIISLSALSSELAEGLTGTTEFLFQVSRTGDLTDAVSVNYIVAGAGPFPADATDFVGGLPTGSIQLAANQDTVTFVVQVSGDTMVEEDEQFSVSINSPTGGAQLGIFTATATLLNDDSEVAISPLAANVAEGDAGQATYTFTVVRNGDTDAAFSVDYNVLGSGANPADGADFGGTLPAGTIAFAQGEVSKTLTIQATGDTLLEQDESFEVRLTNATGPILIEQGSAVGTIINDDATLSLATVTLSQLEGNSTPGVFAFTVVREGWLSESVSVDYSVVGSGTNPAQADDFGDSQPGIAFPSGTLTFAAGENSKVINIPVYGDLQIESEETFTLSLTNPSDNLFLVEDIAVGKIQNDDSIIEIVATIANASEGSLHAYSIRRSGYLAATHTLSWEVAAGQTDPAEPADFIGGAFPANTAVFAPGQTSKLVTFSSADDQDYEPDEQFVVVLTGATNGAQLGVQTVSGTILNNDQPTTQFAPLDINKDGLVDASTDGNLLLSVLFGLPETSLTPFMGSSQLTGTEVVQNVANLGNVLDVNEDGSVDASTDGNLILVVLFDLPNADLARFLGGSVLSVSEVRDNVLALTSLPASGQITSSGDEAILVENAPGQLLRPDFSATCEPDTGTVLRQLDSVEDQFNEQQSIPTDASKEVRLQTSDTETLFEKESLVSRDYFYQSLATDESANIVLESIEIEWITSGVPSLIRSNNDQAEYSGS; from the coding sequence ATGCTATCGGTCAACCCGGGACTGGGGTGGGATGCGGAAGAACACACGGTCATATCGGCAACGGTGTGTTTTCCAGAGTTCGCTTCGGCTGAAAATGTGAAGTTACAGGATTCGGTTGTTCTCTCGGCCATCGATGCCATTAGCACCACGGGCTCTGACGTCCCCATATATCGTGACGGGGAGGTTCTACCAGCCGATAGCGGGCTTCTTCCGGCGACGCAACAATCGTCAACGTTGATCAACATTGATGACTTCCGAGCCGACCCTCGTTTTAGTTTGATCGATGGGTATGGCTTTTCCACTGTCATTCTCGATACGGGTATCGATCTAGATCATCCTTTCTTCGGCCCAGATCTCGATGGCAACGGAATCGCCGATCGCATTGTCTATAGCTACGACTTTGCCGACGGCGACAGTGATGCTTCCGATTTAAATGGGCATGGCTCGAACGTTTCAAGCATCGTTGCCTCATCCGATACAACTTGGACAGGTATGGCCCCGGGAGCAAACATCATTCATTTAAAGGTTTTCACGGACTCAGGAAACGGCAGCTTTGGGTACGTCGAACAGGCACTGCAGTGGGTGGTGAATAATGTCAGCACCTACAATATCGCAAGCGTTAACATGTCGTTGGGAAATACGAATAACTACACTTCCTCTCAGACATTTTCTTCCACGATTGGTATCAACGATGAATTAGCAGCACTCGCTGCTTTGGATGTCATCGTGGCTTCCTCTTCCGGCAACGATTTTTTTACCTTCAACAGCCAACAAGGCGTTGCCTATCCCGCTGCGGACCCTAATTCGTTGTCGGTAGGAGCCGTCTACGATACTTCTGGAAGCGGGTTTACCTATAGCTCGGGCGCACAGGCCTATACGATCGGCCCCGGACGGATCACTCCGTTCAGTCAACGGCACCCGGAACTCACCTCAATCATGGCCCCTGGGGCTCCGATCACCGGTGCGGGGCCGACCGGGGGCTTGGTAACGCAACATGGTACGAGCCAGGCATCTCCCCACATTGCTGGGATCGCAGCATTGGCCCAGCAGTTGGCCAGCGAACAGCTCGGGCGGCGTCTAACCGTCTCCGAGTTTGCGTCATTACTGAAGAGTACCGCTACAATTATCACCGATGGCGATGACGAAAATGACAACGTGATCAACACCGGTCTCACGTTCCCACTGGTCGATGTGTTTGCCTTGGCAGAGGCCATCGTAGACCTGGCTGTCTCAACGCCGACTGCCACGTGGAACCCACTTGGCCCATTTGGGGCTTCCGACGGCCAGGTGGAAAATGTACTTCCCGACGATACCGTCGTCGGCGCGATTCATACGGTTCTGGCGCATCCATTAGATCCCAACATTCTATACATTGGCGGAACGAATGGCGGCATTTGGCGGACAACCAACGCCACCGCAATTCAGCCGAACTGGGAACCCTTGAGCGATCAACTTCCCTCTTCATCCATCGGAGCGATGGTATTCGACCGAGCAGATAATACGTCGCAGACCATCTACGCTGGCATTGGACGATATAGCAGCTTTGGCCGCATTGGGAATGAACGGATTGGGCTTGTACGTACAACCGATGGGGGTGATAGCTGGAGCATTATTGACGGAAACGGGACTCTCACCGGGAAGAATATCTCAGGAGTGTACGCCAACGGCAATACGATCATCGTATCGGTAAATACAGCTGACATTGTATCGGCATCAAATGTGGGCATCTTCCGCAGCGTCGATGGAGGAGCGACTTTCCAACTAGTCTCGCAGGGAAATGGGTTTTCCAATGGGCTCCCAGCAGGCGTGTCTTATGACCTGGTTGCGGACCCCATCAACCCCGACGTTCTGTATACGTCGATGGTGTTCTCCGATCTCTACGGAGGTGGTGCCTCTGGCGTTTATCGAACGACTGATCGTGGTGCAACCTGGGTCAAGGTTAGCTCGTCCGCCATGGATCAGTTGATTGATAATGGAACGACGAATAGGACCGGAACAAGTAATCTGGAATTTGCTGTCGGGACATCCAATAACGTCTATGTCTCGATCATTAATGAGGGACGCGTTGATGGACTCTTTCGATCTGGGGATGGTGGTACAAGTTGGACACAGATGGATACGCCGTCCACGAATGAAAACGGAACGGACGTTGGATTGAATCCTGGCGGCGGCAAGGGCCCCACGGCTAGTGATACTCCCGAAGACATTGCTGGTGGGCAAGGAACGATTCATTTCTCAATTGTGGCAGATCCCGTCGACCCCAATATCGTCTACGTAGGTGGTGATCGACAACCGCTTGAGTTTCAATATCCGACATCGATCGGTGCCATAGATTACTCCGGAAGATTATTTCGCGGGGATGCGTCTTTGCCGACTGGTTCGCAATGGGTCCATCTCACGCATAGCAATACACTCGGTGCGATCGGCGGCGGAACGGCCAATGGTAGCAGCCCTCACGCTGATTCGCGTGATATGGTATTCGACGCGTTGGGCAATATCATCGAAGTTGACGACGGTGGAATCTATCGCCGTAGTAGTCCGCGTTCAAATTTGGGAGATTGGTTCAGTGTCATTGGCGATCTCCAGGTCACCGAGATTCATGATGTTGCCTACGACGCAATTTCGCAGGTAGCCATTTCCGGGAATCAAGATACCGGAACGACTCAGCAATCGACCCAGGGAGCTGAACTGTGGCAGAGCATTTCTACGGGAGATGGGGGGGACGTTGCGGTCGACGACATCACCCTTGCCTCATTCGGACAATCGATTCGGTATTCAAGCTATCAGAACCTGGGCCAGTTCCAACGTCGTGTATACGATTCGTTCGGCAATTTGTTGACTTCCGATTTCCCTAGTCGGACGCTCGTCGGGGGCGGTCCGCAATATGAACCTGCGTTTCGAAATCCAATTGAACTCAATGTTGTCGATCCCACGAGAATCGTATTTCAAGGAAGTAACGGCGTATACGAATCGACAGATCAAGGGGATACCATCAGTTACGTTTCGGTTGTTGGTGGAGCGAGTGCCGGGAATTATTGGATCAACCAAAACGCACTCGTTGCAGGAGGTTACCGTAACGGTATTCCGTATGAGAATGTTCTGTGGGTCGGAGCAGATAACTCCGTGTTTTACCGTGGGGAAACTGGAACCGATTTGCTGGAGACACCTGTCAGCGCCCCGGTGGGGATCATTCATGATTTGACGGTTGACCCAGACGATTGGACATCGGTGTTCGTGATTGATGACAATAGCGTCACGTTGGGGTCAAACGCTGGAACCAGTTGGGCCGATATTACCGGCAATCTAGGAGAGTTCGCTTCATCGTTGACTTCCTTATTGTTTGTCGAAGGTTCTACGACAGATGCCCTCATCGTGGGAACGAATCAGGGAGTGTTTGCCTCATCACTCGACGCCCTTGGTCTCTGGCGTCCGTTGGCTATCGGACTTCCCAACGTATTGGTCTACGACATGGAATGGGATGTCGCACGAGATGTTCTTGTAGCAGGTACACTGGGCCGCGGTGCTTGGATTCTCGATGAAGTCAGTGCTGTCGTCGACGATCTATTTTCATCAACCGACGTCTCTCTCGAAATCTCTGCCGCAAATGCTGTTCGGGCAGAAGGCGGGACGGGAGCTGTCACCCCGTTTACCTATACCGTCACACGAAGTGGCGACTTATCTGGCATCCATGACGTTGACTTTTCGGTCGTCGGTATTGGTGTGAATCCGGCCGACCTGGCCGACTTTGGAGGCTTGTTCCCCTCGGGCACGATCCACTTCGATGTCGGTGAAGTAACACAGACGATCACGATTGACGTGGTCGGTGATTACCTGTTGGAGGCTGACGAAGAATTCATCGTCACTTTGACCAATGCGACCGGCGGCGCATTGATTACTTCTCCAACGGCTTCGGGGATGATCTCGAACGACGACGCCACGCTCAGCATAGTGGCGAGTGACGCAAGTCGATTTGAATTGGATTCGGGAACGCAAGACTACTTCTTTACGATCACGCGATCTGGTTTTACAGGAAGTGCGACCACGGTCGATTTCACGGTGGCCGGAACCGGAGCTGCACCTGCGGACATTAATGATTTCGGCGGTCAATTTCCCAGCGGAAGTGTTACGTTTGCTGTAGGAGAAACGACCAAATCGCTAGTGATTTCCGCGACCGGCGACATGTTTGTCGAGGCGAACGAACAGTTCGCGGTCACATTGGCGAATCCGACTGGCGGAACACAACTCGCGACGCCATTGGCAATCGGTACGATTCTTACTGACGACGCATCGATCACGCTCGAAACCATTTCTCAATCGCTTCGCGAAGGTCAGAGCGGATCGACTATCTATGAATTTGTAGTGGCCCGTATCGGTAATGGCGTAGAAGACGTCACCTTCGATTATGCGATCACAGGATTCGGTAGCAATCCGGCGGATGCTGCCGACTTCGGAGGAACGCTACCCAGTGGAACAGCGACTCTCGTTGGCAATCAGGTCACAATCTCGATTCCTGTCAACGGGGATACGGAATTGGAACTCGACGAAGAGTTCTTGCTGACAATCAGCAATGCTTCCAATGGCTACCAGATCCAGCAAGGTACGGCCATCGGAACAATTTCGAATGATGACTCGATTATCAGCTTGAGTGCCTTGAGTAGTGAACTAGCGGAAGGTCTGACAGGAACGACAGAATTTCTCTTTCAGGTTTCGCGCACGGGCGATTTGACAGATGCCGTTTCGGTCAACTACATCGTCGCCGGAGCGGGCCCGTTTCCCGCTGATGCAACCGATTTTGTCGGAGGACTGCCGACAGGTTCCATTCAGCTAGCAGCCAACCAAGATACGGTCACGTTTGTGGTCCAGGTAAGTGGGGACACCATGGTCGAGGAAGACGAACAGTTTTCCGTTTCGATTAACTCACCCACAGGGGGTGCTCAACTGGGAATATTCACCGCAACAGCGACACTCCTAAATGACGATTCCGAAGTAGCCATTAGTCCTCTCGCAGCCAACGTTGCCGAGGGGGACGCTGGACAAGCGACTTATACATTCACTGTTGTTCGTAATGGAGATACAGATGCAGCGTTTAGCGTGGATTACAACGTTTTGGGAAGCGGCGCAAATCCAGCCGATGGGGCAGACTTCGGCGGAACCTTACCTGCCGGAACAATTGCTTTCGCGCAAGGTGAAGTGTCGAAAACTCTAACAATCCAGGCAACCGGCGACACTCTTCTTGAACAAGACGAATCGTTTGAGGTTCGATTAACCAACGCAACAGGCCCGATTCTAATCGAACAGGGCTCAGCAGTCGGTACGATCATAAATGACGATGCAACTCTTTCGTTGGCAACTGTCACGTTATCTCAGTTGGAAGGCAACTCGACACCAGGGGTGTTTGCTTTCACCGTAGTCCGTGAGGGATGGCTCTCGGAATCGGTTTCGGTCGACTATTCCGTCGTCGGAAGCGGTACGAATCCTGCCCAGGCCGACGATTTCGGTGATAGCCAACCGGGCATCGCGTTTCCCTCGGGAACGCTTACCTTTGCTGCTGGAGAAAACAGCAAGGTAATCAACATTCCCGTATATGGTGATCTTCAAATTGAATCGGAGGAGACATTCACACTCTCCCTCACCAATCCCAGTGATAACCTCTTCCTGGTTGAAGATATAGCAGTTGGGAAGATTCAGAACGACGATTCAATTATCGAAATCGTTGCAACTATCGCCAATGCGAGCGAAGGTAGTTTGCATGCGTATTCAATCCGCCGGTCAGGATATTTAGCAGCCACGCATACCTTGAGTTGGGAAGTTGCCGCTGGGCAAACCGATCCAGCGGAACCAGCCGATTTTATCGGCGGTGCTTTTCCAGCAAATACGGCTGTATTTGCACCAGGGCAAACCTCCAAACTGGTGACATTCAGTTCCGCTGATGATCAAGACTATGAGCCTGACGAGCAATTTGTTGTTGTCCTCACGGGAGCTACTAACGGAGCTCAGCTGGGCGTTCAGACCGTCTCTGGTACCATCCTCAACAACGATCAGCCAACGACGCAGTTCGCACCGCTGGACATCAATAAAGATGGACTTGTCGATGCTTCGACCGATGGGAATTTGCTGTTGAGCGTGTTGTTTGGCCTTCCGGAAACATCTCTTACGCCCTTTATGGGGAGCAGTCAGTTGACTGGCACCGAGGTCGTTCAGAATGTAGCGAATCTTGGGAATGTGCTGGACGTCAATGAGGACGGTAGTGTCGATGCGTCGACCGACGGGAACCTGATTCTTGTCGTGTTGTTCGACCTTCCCAATGCCGATCTAGCTCGCTTTCTGGGGGGAAGTGTGCTCTCGGTGTCTGAAGTGCGGGACAACGTTCTAGCGCTCACGAGCCTGCCAGCATCGGGCCAAATCACAAGTTCAGGCGACGAGGCCATCCTGGTGGAGAATGCACCTGGCCAACTGCTACGCCCTGATTTCTCTGCGACGTGTGAGCCTGATACTGGTACTGTATTGCGGCAATTAGATAGTGTTGAAGATCAGTTCAACGAGCAGCAGTCAATCCCGACCGACGCCAGCAAAGAAGTTCGCTTGCAGACCTCTGATACCGAGACTTTATTCGAAAAGGAAAGCTTAGTTTCGCGAGATTATTTCTATCAATCTCTAGCCACAGACGAAAGTGCCAATATCGTTTTAGAAAGCATTGAAATTGAGTGGATTACATCTGGCGTTCCGAGTTTAATAAGGTCCAACAACGACCAAGCAGAATACAGCGGATCATGA